A single Ctenopharyngodon idella isolate HZGC_01 chromosome 22, HZGC01, whole genome shotgun sequence DNA region contains:
- the zfp64 gene encoding zinc finger protein 64: MATFNGEGVNHLLVEVSPDIHICGFCKQQYNNVEVFFAHKQNCCQIPSTHISARNNSGPSETFQTCVPKVKKTLTKAQKTPSKKLKPALTQKRHICTFSGCTFKTQYGQKDMERHMLTHTGERPFECELCHKRFSRRDKLNLHSRLHTGEKPHKCKYCPYAAADSSSLKKHLRIHYDERPFKCQICPYASRNSSQLTVHLRSHTGDAPFQCNQCDAKFKINSDLKRHSRVHSGEKPYKCELCEYRCAMKANLKSHVQLKHSASDSFRCSKCDFQCSTKAALRHHSRQHQPAQPLQCSECTYSCSSKGALKIHERVHSDERPFKCEHCSFASKQRSNLLIHRRKCHADKPDRQCKGGTGEEPPKPLSSRYRARLEATRAFRCDLCEASFVREDSLRSHKRQHNSNAQQQTHNQESQTVTKQPVQNAGFASIATDVPSSYSATHLKIIVAPSLVPEATFVQASTAKTLLGPDDHDVLLNPVIQHVNMLAPEGGLEHQTVLLTQISPGETVPQTSTQNFIASASDGTHTFITSCSDLESLHKLIQEGGTEVTVVTEANPTIGTTKEPLNIDGVSSQDMSKHSEVAMPEDSLDIGPPGTILVQSLPLSISTQDQQANKYHLSPHHIFSDSNTVDIGDS; encoded by the exons ATGGCAACATTCAACGGAGAAG GAGTAAACCACCTCTTAGTAGAAGTGAGTCCCGACATCCACATCTGCGGCTTCTGCAAACAGCAGTACAACAACGTTGAGGTCTTTTTTGCACACAAGCAAAACTGCTGCCAAATCCCCTCGACTCATATATCAGCCCGAAACAACAGTGGACCCAGTG AGACATTTCAGACATGTGTACCAAAAGTCAAAAAGACCCTCACCAAAGCCCAGAAAACCCCCTCCAAAAAGCTAAAGCCTGCACTAACTCAGAAAAGACACATATGCACATTCTCAG GTTGTACATTCAAAACTCAGTATGGCCAAAAAGACATGGAGAGACATATGTTAACACATACTG GTGAGAGGCCTTTCGAGTGTGAACTGTGTCATAAACGCTTCAGTCGTCGTGATAAGCTGAATCTCCACAGCCGTTTGCACACAGGAGAGAAACCACACAAGTGTAAGTACTGTCCATACGCGGCGGCTGACAGCAGTAGCCTGAAGAAGCATCTTCGTATCCACTATGACGAGAGACCCTTTAAGTGTCAGATATGCCCCTACGCCAGCCGCAACTCCAGCCAGCTAACCGTTCACCTCCGATCTCACACAG GTGACGCCCCGTTCCAGTGCAATCAATGCGACGCCAAATTCAAGATCAACTCTGACCTGAAGCGTCACAGTCGGGTTCACTCCGGCGAGAAGCCTTATAAATGTGAACTCTGTGAGTATCGCTGTGCCATGAAGGCCAATTTAAAATCGCATGTGCAGCTGAAGCACAGTGCCTCAGACTCCTTCCGTTGCTCAAAGTGCGACTTCCAGTGCTCCACCAAAGCCGCCCTGCGACACCATTCCCGCCAGCACCAGCCGGCCCAGCCTTTGCAGTGCAGCGAGTGCACTTACTCCTGCTCCAGCAAGGGGGCTCTCAAGATCCACGAGCGCGTGCACTCAGACGAACGGCCCTTTAAATGCGAGCACTGTTCATTTGCTAGTAAGCAGCGCAGTAATTTGTTAATTCACAGGAGGAAGTGTCATGCGGATAAACCGGACCGGCAGTGTAAAGGCGGGACAGGGGAGGAGCCACCCAAACCTCTTAGCTCACGCTACCGGGCGAGACTGGAGGCAACGCGGGCGTTTCGTTGTGACTTGTGCGAGGCTTCGTTCGTCAGGGAGGATTCTCTTCGCAGCCACAAGAGGCAGCATAACAGTAACGCACAACAACAAACTCATAATCAAGAGTCACAAACTGTTACCAAACAACCTGTACAAAATGCAGGATTTGCCTCTATTGCAACCGATGTGCCGTCTTCCTACAGTGCAACGCATCTTAAGATCATTGTGGCGCCCTCTTTAGTACCGGAGGCTACTTTTGTTCAGGCTTCCACTGCAAAGACGCTGCTCGGTCCAGATGATCACGACGTGCTTTTGAACCCTGTTATACAACACGTCAACATGCTAGCACCAGAAGGTGGCCTCGAGCACCAGACGGTTTTACTCACTCAAATCAGTCCCGGTGAAACCGTCCCTCAGACCAGTACTCAAAACTTCATCGCATCAGCTTCCGACGGTACACACACCTTTATCACATCCTGTTCTGACCTGGAAAGCCTCCACAAGCTCATCCAGGAGGGCGGGACTGAGGTTACGGTGGTAACGGAGGCGAATCCGACGATCGGCACCACAAAGGAACCACTGAACATTGATGGCGTTTCGTCTCAGGACATGTCCAAACACTCAGAGGTCGCTATGCCTGAAGACAGTTTAGATATTGGTCCACCGGGGACCATTCTTGTTCAAAGTCTCCCTCTGTCCATTTCAACACAAGACCAGCAGGCTAACAAATATCATCTGTCTCCACACCATATATTTTCAGACTCAAACACAGTGGACATCGGTGATTCGTAG